A stretch of the Gossypium hirsutum isolate 1008001.06 chromosome D07, Gossypium_hirsutum_v2.1, whole genome shotgun sequence genome encodes the following:
- the LOC121219223 gene encoding beta-galactosidase 7-like, producing the protein MDGIANKFFEMDCNSTLKWASDSIPVYWNFTWYKTTFKAPLGNNPIVVDLIGLGKGIAWVNVHDTGRCWPSAVADEDMCEPGTCDYRGRYNGIIYLVHFSKTVKTRSFCLKNSVGILRKSNSRQLKLERLV; encoded by the exons ATGGATGGAATTGCAAACAAGTTTTTTGAGATGGACTGTAATTCAACTTTGAAATGGGCATCAGATTCTATTCCTGTTTATTGGAATTTCACTTGGTATAAG ACAACCTTCAAAGCCCCATTGGGAAATAATCCAATTGTGGTGGATTTAATTGGTTTAGGAAAGGGTATTGCTTGGGTCAATGTTCATGATACTGGTAGGTGTTGGCCTAGCGCTGTGGCTGATGAAGACATGTGTGAGCCTGGTACTTGTGATTATCGTGGCCGATACAATG GTATCATATACCTAGTTCATTTTTCAAAGACGGTGAAAACACGCTCGTTTTGTTTGAAGAATTCGGTGGGAATCCTTCGAAAGTCCAATTCTAGACAATTGAAATTGGAAAGGCTTGTGTAA